From Candidatus Protochlamydia phocaeensis, one genomic window encodes:
- a CDS encoding TolC family protein, translating to MRSFSFLWLLIGFLFNGSLHAALSLRDCQNLALANSEKMTIADLQALIEQDRLSETRSLIRPRLNAEANYIWSGEPKHFHKTKGIKTARISLTVPLFDLSSCNLIQAQKKLYHSSLFSADNIEQDLLYAVHTAYFHLLAAQKLEEIIQHSISSIDEQLRITADFHQQGLLHRNDVLQVEVQLAQLKQDAIEARHQTLLAQASLNRLIGWELNCPIEIEDVAESNMGIDNLEEMIALAKAKHPALLALQAQMAAIRYQYKAEQAQFYPSVYAFTNYSSTGEYALPYRHGIDAGIGVQLSLYEGGSTLAKLRRIKKEQCELDYQYRAIEKDIELSLRTAYLTIQSALCKIPVALKSISFAEENLVLTKDLFEEGLVTASDVMSDEAGVVTALVNYYQALYTYYQAKTDLIYSAGLMNREECPYHDYECTAPVAD from the coding sequence TTTCTCATTTTTATGGCTTCTTATTGGCTTTCTTTTTAATGGGTCCTTGCATGCCGCCTTAAGTTTAAGGGATTGCCAGAATTTAGCTTTGGCCAATAGCGAGAAAATGACAATTGCCGATCTGCAAGCCTTAATCGAACAGGATCGCTTAAGCGAAACGCGCAGCCTAATTAGGCCTCGCTTAAATGCAGAGGCAAATTATATTTGGAGTGGGGAACCCAAGCATTTTCACAAGACAAAGGGAATTAAAACAGCCCGGATCTCCTTAACCGTCCCCCTTTTCGACCTCAGCAGCTGCAATCTCATTCAAGCACAAAAGAAGCTTTATCACTCTTCCCTATTTAGTGCCGACAACATTGAACAAGACCTCTTATACGCCGTTCATACCGCCTACTTTCACTTGCTTGCTGCTCAGAAGCTAGAAGAAATCATCCAGCACTCCATTTCCTCCATAGACGAGCAGCTGCGCATTACCGCAGACTTTCATCAGCAGGGATTACTACATCGCAATGATGTGCTTCAAGTGGAAGTCCAATTAGCGCAGCTCAAGCAGGACGCCATTGAAGCCCGCCATCAGACCTTATTGGCCCAAGCCAGCCTCAATCGCCTTATCGGCTGGGAATTAAATTGCCCCATTGAAATAGAGGACGTTGCCGAAAGCAACATGGGCATAGATAACCTAGAAGAAATGATCGCTCTTGCCAAAGCCAAGCATCCCGCTCTTTTAGCCTTGCAGGCGCAAATGGCAGCTATCCGTTATCAATATAAAGCCGAGCAAGCGCAATTTTATCCTTCCGTTTATGCCTTTACCAATTATAGCTCGACGGGCGAGTATGCGCTTCCTTATCGCCATGGAATCGATGCCGGAATTGGCGTCCAATTATCTTTATATGAAGGCGGAAGCACGCTGGCCAAGCTGCGCAGGATTAAAAAAGAACAGTGCGAGCTGGACTATCAATATCGCGCGATTGAAAAAGATATTGAACTTAGCCTGCGGACCGCTTATTTAACCATTCAATCCGCATTGTGTAAAATCCCTGTCGCTCTCAAGAGCATTTCCTTTGCAGAAGAAAACTTGGTTTTGACAAAAGATCTCTTCGAAGAAGGCCTTGTTACAGCAAGCGATGTTATGAGCGACGAGGCAGGAGTCGTGACAGCTCTTGTCAACTACTACCAGGCGCTTTACACCTATTACCAAGCTAAAACGGATTTAATTTATTCTGCTGGACTCATGAATAGAGAGGAATGTCCTTATCATGATTATGAATGTACGGCCCCGGTGGCTGATTAG
- a CDS encoding efflux RND transporter periplasmic adaptor subunit: MIMNVRPRWLISFFFTYFLAASLTSLQAAEITTIGSIYPSSKSVIGSHVAGRVQAIWVNISDEVRQGQPLLKIDPIFFEIEVSLKQAALESAKIALADAEKDLTRMQNLWEKKEGQSPSISLKKLEEARSRYDQSLAAVKENEENLKRAKVNLQETLIRAPFTGVITKRLIDKGEMVTATPVTELLEIQSIEPVYLEFSIPQSCMSLVQAGTPLEFEIEGTQKKNYQAKINLLYPVLDEATRSLRCRAVIDNKNKDLLPGSLAKITIRGNQS, translated from the coding sequence ATGATTATGAATGTACGGCCCCGGTGGCTGATTAGTTTTTTCTTTACCTATTTTCTGGCGGCTTCTTTAACAAGCCTACAAGCTGCAGAGATCACGACAATCGGCAGCATTTATCCTTCCTCTAAAAGCGTCATCGGCAGCCATGTGGCTGGAAGGGTGCAAGCTATTTGGGTCAATATTAGCGACGAAGTTAGGCAAGGCCAGCCTTTGTTAAAAATTGATCCGATTTTTTTTGAAATCGAAGTTTCCTTGAAGCAAGCTGCCTTAGAATCCGCCAAAATTGCCTTAGCGGATGCCGAAAAAGATTTGACCAGGATGCAGAATTTATGGGAGAAAAAAGAAGGCCAGTCTCCTTCTATTTCATTAAAAAAGTTGGAAGAAGCACGTTCTAGATACGATCAAAGCTTGGCGGCCGTTAAAGAAAACGAAGAAAACCTCAAGCGTGCAAAAGTCAATTTGCAAGAAACTTTAATTCGAGCTCCTTTTACAGGGGTAATTACCAAGCGGCTGATCGATAAAGGCGAAATGGTAACAGCTACGCCTGTGACAGAGCTTTTAGAAATCCAGTCGATCGAACCGGTTTACTTGGAATTTTCCATTCCCCAGTCCTGCATGTCTTTGGTCCAAGCCGGCACTCCTCTTGAGTTTGAAATTGAAGGAACGCAGAAAAAAAACTATCAGGCCAAAATCAATTTGCTCTATCCGGTCCTCGACGAAGCCACTCGTTCTCTGCGCTGCCGTGCCGTCATTGATAATAAAAATAAGGACTTGCTTCCCGGCTCTCTTGCCAAAATTACCATTAGAGGAAATCAATCGTGA
- a CDS encoding efflux RND transporter permease subunit, translating into MILSDLSIKRPVFITMVMLAFVLFGAIAFKNLGVDLFPKVDFPVITIVSVLPGADPETMEKSVTEIIEEAVANISSIKHLRSTSAEGISQVVIEFNLEKNVDIAYQEVQAKLGTIRKELPDDLNDIIIEKFDIDSAPIMAVVLSGDLPIPTLSQIADKVVKDRLQQVQGVGQIKIVGKQDRNVWVYLDPYQLEGLQLSVQDVMQALRAQHIEFPGGRIETGKKELPVKVKGEFEEAKQLENIIVAYHNGYPVKISDLGEVTDGVEELRTLARLGEQQAVALIVRRQSGTNTVSVADSVKQAIEKLRPELASQGINLEIAQDLSVFIKHSIEEIEFHLIFGGALAVLIVFVFLRNFRITLISALAIPISVISTFTLLSWMDFTLNTMTMLALSLSIGILIDDAIVVVENIYRHFRKEGRAEEAAKTGTQEIGLAAFAITMSIIAVFLPVAFMQGMIGRFFYQFGLTVTFAVLISLFVAFTLTPMMAAKMLRVPKKEGRLSRGIGALLHGLDALYASILAKALRYRKTTLSIAFILLLLTLSLSKWIRSEFVPVEDRSEFFVKVRTPLGSSLAVTDETLQHIRSLIKHEPWLKYTFSTIGNDSFNKVNEGALYVKMTDKSERQQSQKDVMEWVRQKLASLDNLKISVEPVQAVSGGGKRTSALQLDIKGSDTHQIEALSEALLAKLESASGYVDLDSSYEKGKPEINVHIKRETALAMGVTPFAIAQAIKPLIGGADINKFRSNGDRYNISVRLKEGFRNKIPDLYNLSVRNDKGELVKLRNLVTVEEKQGPVQIDRYNRFRIISVFSNLKEGQKVLGEAINEISSFIQEMNLPTGYSIQFSGNAESMNESFNNLLFALFLAVIVVYMVLASQFESFIQPFIIMLSLPFSIIGALGILVISQATLSIFTIIGIIMLMGLVTKNAILLIDYINTLRSRDGLALEEAILKAAPTRLHPILMTTLAMVFGMLPIAMGNGAGSESRAPMALAIIGGLITSMFLTLIIVPVIYALVDSLLAKSRRFFKKAEPAQLESIPQTMPL; encoded by the coding sequence GTGATTCTTTCTGATCTGTCGATTAAGCGTCCTGTTTTCATTACAATGGTCATGCTGGCGTTTGTCTTATTTGGAGCCATTGCCTTTAAAAATTTAGGCGTTGATCTATTTCCCAAGGTGGATTTTCCTGTAATCACCATTGTCTCCGTCTTGCCTGGGGCCGATCCCGAAACCATGGAAAAATCCGTCACCGAAATCATTGAAGAGGCGGTCGCCAACATCAGCTCTATCAAGCACTTGCGCTCAACCAGTGCGGAGGGCATCTCTCAAGTTGTCATTGAATTTAATTTAGAGAAAAACGTCGACATCGCTTATCAAGAGGTCCAAGCCAAGCTTGGCACGATCCGCAAGGAATTGCCGGATGATCTCAACGATATTATTATCGAGAAATTCGACATTGATTCCGCTCCTATCATGGCAGTCGTTCTGTCAGGCGATTTGCCCATTCCAACCCTTTCTCAGATTGCCGATAAAGTCGTTAAAGACCGGTTGCAGCAAGTACAGGGTGTGGGACAAATAAAAATTGTGGGAAAGCAAGACCGTAATGTATGGGTCTATTTGGACCCGTATCAATTAGAAGGGCTGCAACTCTCTGTTCAAGATGTCATGCAGGCTTTAAGAGCCCAGCATATCGAATTCCCCGGCGGACGCATTGAAACAGGTAAAAAAGAGCTTCCCGTTAAAGTCAAAGGCGAGTTCGAAGAAGCCAAGCAGCTAGAGAATATCATTGTTGCCTACCATAACGGCTATCCTGTCAAAATCTCCGATCTAGGCGAAGTGACAGATGGCGTTGAAGAGCTGCGGACATTGGCGCGATTAGGCGAACAGCAAGCAGTTGCTTTGATTGTCCGCAGACAATCAGGCACGAACACCGTATCCGTTGCCGATAGTGTTAAGCAAGCCATTGAAAAATTACGCCCTGAGCTCGCTTCTCAAGGCATTAATCTTGAAATTGCTCAGGATCTGTCTGTTTTTATCAAGCACTCCATCGAAGAGATTGAATTTCACTTAATTTTCGGCGGCGCGCTGGCCGTTCTCATCGTGTTTGTTTTTTTAAGGAACTTCCGCATCACATTGATCAGCGCCTTGGCTATTCCCATCAGCGTCATTTCGACCTTTACACTCCTAAGTTGGATGGACTTTACGCTGAATACCATGACGATGCTGGCTTTATCTTTATCGATCGGTATTCTCATTGACGATGCCATTGTTGTCGTGGAAAATATCTATAGGCATTTTCGCAAAGAAGGACGGGCTGAAGAAGCAGCCAAGACAGGAACGCAAGAGATTGGCCTGGCCGCCTTTGCCATTACCATGTCGATTATCGCCGTTTTCCTTCCCGTCGCTTTCATGCAAGGCATGATCGGACGTTTCTTTTATCAATTCGGCTTAACGGTGACTTTTGCGGTTCTGATCAGCCTTTTCGTGGCTTTCACGCTCACCCCCATGATGGCCGCTAAAATGCTGCGCGTTCCGAAAAAAGAAGGGCGCCTTTCAAGAGGAATAGGGGCCTTACTACATGGACTGGATGCCTTGTATGCCTCTATTCTCGCCAAAGCGCTGCGCTACCGCAAAACGACGCTATCGATCGCCTTCATTCTTCTACTATTGACGCTTTCTTTAAGCAAATGGATTCGTTCCGAATTTGTTCCGGTAGAAGACCGCAGCGAATTCTTTGTTAAGGTCCGCACTCCCCTTGGATCATCTTTAGCCGTTACTGATGAAACCCTTCAGCATATTCGTTCGCTGATTAAGCACGAGCCTTGGTTGAAGTATACCTTTTCCACTATTGGAAACGACAGCTTCAACAAAGTGAATGAAGGAGCTCTCTACGTCAAAATGACAGATAAAAGCGAACGCCAGCAAAGTCAAAAGGATGTCATGGAATGGGTGCGTCAAAAGCTTGCATCCCTCGACAATCTTAAAATCAGCGTGGAACCCGTTCAAGCCGTGTCTGGAGGAGGAAAACGGACAAGCGCCCTCCAGTTAGACATCAAAGGCAGCGATACGCACCAAATTGAGGCGCTATCGGAGGCATTGCTAGCAAAACTGGAAAGCGCGAGCGGCTATGTCGATTTGGACTCCTCTTACGAGAAAGGCAAGCCGGAGATCAATGTGCATATTAAGCGCGAAACCGCTTTGGCCATGGGAGTGACCCCTTTTGCCATTGCTCAAGCCATCAAGCCTTTGATTGGCGGGGCGGACATCAATAAATTCCGCTCTAACGGCGATCGCTATAATATCAGCGTACGCCTGAAAGAAGGGTTCAGGAATAAAATTCCCGATCTTTACAACCTTTCTGTCCGCAATGACAAAGGGGAATTGGTGAAACTTCGCAACTTAGTGACCGTCGAAGAAAAGCAGGGCCCCGTTCAAATCGACCGCTATAACCGCTTTCGTATCATTTCGGTCTTCAGCAATTTGAAAGAGGGACAAAAAGTATTAGGGGAAGCTATCAATGAGATTTCTTCCTTTATCCAAGAGATGAACCTTCCAACCGGCTACAGCATCCAATTCTCAGGCAATGCAGAGTCCATGAACGAATCTTTCAATAACTTGCTATTCGCCCTCTTCTTGGCCGTCATTGTCGTTTACATGGTGCTGGCTTCTCAGTTTGAGAGCTTTATCCAACCTTTCATCATTATGCTATCCCTCCCTTTTTCCATCATCGGAGCGTTGGGAATTCTGGTCATCAGCCAAGCGACCCTTAGCATTTTTACAATCATTGGAATTATTATGCTCATGGGATTAGTGACCAAAAACGCCATTCTGCTGATTGATTACATCAATACGCTGCGCTCAAGAGATGGCCTAGCGCTTGAAGAGGCTATTTTGAAAGCTGCGCCGACCAGATTGCATCCCATTTTGATGACCACTCTCGCCATGGTATTCGGCATGCTGCCCATTGCCATGGGAAATGGCGCAGGATCGGAGTCCAGGGCTCCGATGGCGCTGGCCATCATTGGCGGACTGATCACATCCATGTTTTTGACTTTGATCATCGTTCCTGTGATCTATGCTTTGGTCGATTCGCTTTTAGCCAAAAGCAGACGTTTTTTTAAAAAAGCAGAGCCTGCGCAATTGGAGTCGATTCCGCAAACGATGCCTTTATAA
- a CDS encoding zeta toxin family protein, whose protein sequence is MVITHSLDICDLKNIYESTGFQYWLQQPILESYLSGNAFDYQKEYTVGESAKLKEDIREIYERIIAQNPVKEKIAIITAGAPGAGKTTLLNQERFIHSIASLGENYAYICPDDVCLKQQWRTYQAEIHDSDKSFEAKKAAYDKWRPASKAASQLILAHLIRQGYAFYLGTTSTSPSTSSFFQFLKERGYKIKLLHVSAPEEVRRKSIQKRDEQFVQTTEADIVNKGKDLPQRIYDAYLKFADQIEFYVRSDAHKEVILAAKWTRKAAADPEKKGELLIIDQAQYGKIKRIHNEIIDHLKPPNPELTWEETIEKYSVLSITPKTE, encoded by the coding sequence ATGGTGATCACGCATTCTCTTGATATTTGTGATCTTAAAAATATTTATGAATCCACTGGATTTCAATATTGGCTGCAACAACCTATTCTAGAGAGTTATTTATCAGGTAATGCGTTTGATTATCAGAAGGAGTATACAGTAGGGGAATCGGCAAAATTAAAAGAGGATATTAGGGAGATATATGAGAGGATTATCGCTCAAAATCCTGTTAAGGAAAAGATCGCCATCATAACGGCCGGAGCGCCAGGGGCAGGCAAGACGACCCTTCTTAACCAAGAAAGATTCATTCACAGCATTGCAAGCCTTGGCGAAAACTATGCCTATATCTGTCCCGATGATGTTTGTTTAAAGCAGCAATGGAGGACTTACCAAGCAGAAATTCATGATAGCGATAAATCTTTTGAAGCAAAAAAAGCCGCGTATGATAAATGGCGTCCGGCCTCTAAGGCAGCGTCGCAGTTAATTTTAGCGCATTTAATCCGCCAGGGCTATGCTTTCTATTTGGGAACAACGTCCACTAGTCCGTCAACAAGCTCTTTTTTTCAATTTCTCAAAGAAAGGGGATATAAGATCAAACTGCTTCACGTCTCAGCTCCTGAGGAAGTGCGCAGAAAGTCAATCCAAAAAAGGGATGAGCAATTTGTTCAAACAACAGAAGCTGATATTGTCAATAAAGGCAAAGATCTCCCTCAACGCATTTATGATGCCTACCTTAAATTTGCAGATCAGATTGAATTCTATGTCCGCAGCGATGCGCATAAAGAGGTCATTTTAGCAGCTAAATGGACGCGCAAAGCAGCCGCGGATCCGGAAAAAAAGGGAGAACTACTCATTATTGATCAGGCTCAATACGGAAAAATTAAAAGAATTCACAATGAGATAATCGATCATTTGAAGCCGCCTAACCCTGAGCTGACATGGGAAGAAACAATTGAAAAATACTCAGTCTTGTCCATTACTCCTAAAACCGAGTAA
- a CDS encoding MATE family efflux transporter, with the protein MQKEESSIWQLWTLTFPLLLSSLSGMAMLFVDRLILAYYSLDAHNAAVESMNLGWAFLTGWMALASIGQVFVAQNFGAGHYRLLGQPVWQMIWLGIFSCLIFWPAAVWGPGFFFGSEAEREMQRTYLFWMVLFGPAHVIFAGLSSFFIGQKKILITSFVVLMGNLINTSLCCLLVFGWGEWIPSLGIQGSAISTNAAVLGQIIILAVLFFRRSNREQFGTNCWRWNPSLLGKCIKIGLPSAVFGILEVAGWAIFYQMMASMGEKHLTVAGIVQNVLILFNFFGEGLSRAVAILSGNAIGAKQPQAVYKFVHAGFVLMTLFAIVLALVLWLTNQTLINWFLSTASEEQRTLFYSSLIFGLANVVIYKYLEGIRLIISGALTAAADTVFLLVGGTCSIWLFMVIPIYHFVVKQSGSIELALALCSVYTLLAACLYAWRFYWRGWQKNTSLVLSPA; encoded by the coding sequence ATGCAGAAAGAAGAAAGTTCCATATGGCAGCTTTGGACGTTGACTTTTCCGCTCTTGCTTAGTTCCCTTTCCGGAATGGCCATGTTATTTGTCGATCGCCTGATTTTGGCTTATTATTCCTTAGACGCCCATAATGCAGCTGTTGAGTCCATGAATTTGGGATGGGCCTTCTTGACTGGGTGGATGGCTTTGGCGAGCATTGGGCAGGTCTTTGTAGCCCAAAACTTTGGCGCTGGCCACTACCGGCTGCTAGGGCAGCCGGTGTGGCAGATGATCTGGCTGGGGATTTTTTCTTGTCTGATTTTTTGGCCGGCGGCAGTATGGGGGCCTGGATTCTTTTTTGGCTCGGAAGCTGAGAGGGAAATGCAGCGCACTTATCTATTTTGGATGGTTTTATTTGGTCCTGCCCATGTCATTTTTGCCGGTTTGTCTAGTTTCTTTATCGGTCAAAAGAAGATCTTAATTACCAGTTTTGTTGTCTTAATGGGCAACTTAATCAATACTTCCTTGTGCTGTCTGCTGGTTTTTGGGTGGGGCGAATGGATTCCTTCTCTGGGTATCCAAGGATCCGCGATTTCTACTAATGCAGCTGTTTTAGGACAGATTATCATTCTTGCCGTTCTGTTTTTCCGTCGCTCCAATCGCGAGCAGTTTGGAACAAATTGTTGGCGATGGAATCCAAGCTTATTGGGCAAGTGCATCAAGATCGGACTGCCCAGCGCTGTTTTCGGTATTTTGGAAGTGGCCGGATGGGCCATCTTTTATCAAATGATGGCTTCTATGGGGGAAAAGCATCTGACAGTGGCCGGAATTGTACAAAACGTCCTCATCTTATTTAACTTCTTTGGCGAAGGGCTTTCACGGGCTGTAGCGATTCTTTCAGGCAATGCCATTGGAGCGAAGCAGCCGCAGGCTGTCTACAAATTTGTCCATGCAGGCTTTGTCCTCATGACGCTTTTTGCCATTGTTCTGGCGCTTGTTCTGTGGTTGACCAATCAAACGCTTATCAATTGGTTCCTTAGCACGGCTTCTGAAGAGCAGCGTACGCTTTTCTACTCTTCATTGATTTTCGGATTGGCCAACGTCGTCATCTATAAATATTTAGAAGGAATCCGTCTGATCATTAGCGGAGCATTGACCGCAGCGGCTGATACAGTCTTTCTATTAGTGGGAGGCACATGCTCTATCTGGCTTTTTATGGTCATTCCCATTTATCACTTTGTCGTCAAGCAAAGCGGATCGATTGAATTGGCGCTTGCTCTCTGTTCGGTCTATACGCTGCTGGCGGCATGCCTCTATGCCTGGCGTTTCTACTGGCGCGGATGGCAAAAAAATACCTCTTTGGTTCTCAGCCCAGCTTAA
- a CDS encoding tetratricopeptide repeat protein, with protein MLKQEQLTREYFEEAIKIGGAYAHLLAFYALGERTSPSQEQALSKQLIKTSASYDTEGLEYLLKSDSTFATFICPQIVDFPHLLTNFMDEEINLKKWQEADEWGIKTIKAYGNNVPAAIWAKVGLVKFNLGKYLEADECYTKAIVAFKDDTSADVWANAGLVKIHLGKWLEADECYTKALTASENNVPAAIWANAGLVKIHLGKWLEADEYYMKALTAYGNNAPIDIWIGAGLIKIYLGKWLESDECYTKAIAASESNIPTDVWNNAGLVKTKLEKWLEADECYTKAITASENNLPKDVWNNAGVVKTKLEKWQEADECYTNALTAFGKNAPASLWANAGLVKTHLKKWQEADECYTKALTAFGNNIPEDLWNDIGLVKSHLEKWQEADECYTKTITAFGNNIPAVIWVHAGIVKFKLGKWTDTDDFFTKAITAYGNNVPADVWNGAGLIKTKLEKWQEADECYTKALTAYGNNVSEEVKISAALVKTKLEEKIPVSTP; from the coding sequence GTGTTAAAACAAGAACAACTAACTCGAGAATATTTTGAAGAAGCCATAAAAATTGGCGGGGCTTATGCTCACCTCTTAGCTTTTTATGCTTTGGGAGAACGCACATCTCCTTCACAAGAACAAGCTTTATCTAAGCAGTTAATAAAAACAAGCGCCTCATATGATACGGAAGGATTAGAATACCTGTTAAAGAGCGACTCTACTTTTGCAACTTTCATTTGCCCTCAAATCGTTGATTTTCCTCACCTTTTAACTAACTTTATGGATGAAGAAATCAATTTAAAGAAATGGCAAGAAGCCGACGAATGGGGTATCAAAACAATTAAGGCTTATGGCAACAATGTTCCGGCAGCTATATGGGCCAAGGTCGGCTTAGTAAAATTCAATTTAGGCAAATACTTAGAAGCCGATGAATGTTATACAAAGGCCATAGTAGCTTTTAAGGACGATACTTCGGCAGATGTATGGGCTAATGCCGGCTTAGTAAAAATTCATTTAGGAAAATGGCTAGAAGCTGATGAATGTTATACAAAAGCCTTAACGGCTTCTGAAAACAATGTTCCGGCAGCTATATGGGCTAATGCCGGCTTAGTAAAAATTCATTTAGGAAAATGGCTAGAAGCTGATGAATATTATATGAAAGCCTTAACAGCTTATGGCAACAATGCTCCAATAGATATATGGATTGGAGCTGGCTTAATAAAAATCTATTTAGGCAAATGGCTAGAATCCGATGAATGTTATACAAAAGCCATAGCAGCTTCTGAAAGCAATATTCCAACAGATGTGTGGAATAATGCCGGCTTAGTAAAAACCAAATTAGAAAAATGGCTAGAAGCCGATGAATGTTATACAAAAGCCATTACAGCTTCTGAAAACAATCTTCCGAAAGATGTGTGGAATAATGCAGGTGTAGTAAAAACCAAATTAGAAAAATGGCAAGAAGCCGATGAATGTTATACAAATGCCTTAACAGCTTTTGGGAAAAATGCTCCGGCAAGTTTATGGGCTAATGCCGGCTTAGTAAAAACCCATTTAAAAAAATGGCAAGAAGCCGATGAATGTTATACGAAAGCCTTAACAGCTTTTGGCAATAATATTCCAGAAGATCTGTGGAATGATATTGGCTTAGTAAAAAGCCATTTGGAAAAATGGCAAGAAGCTGATGAATGTTATACAAAAACCATTACAGCTTTTGGCAATAATATCCCTGCAGTTATATGGGTTCATGCCGGCATAGTAAAATTCAAGTTAGGAAAATGGACAGATACTGATGATTTTTTTACAAAAGCCATTACAGCTTATGGCAACAATGTTCCAGCTGATGTATGGAATGGAGCTGGATTAATAAAAACCAAATTAGAAAAATGGCAAGAAGCCGATGAATGTTATACGAAAGCCTTAACAGCTTATGGCAATAATGTTTCAGAAGAAGTAAAGATTAGTGCCGCTTTGGTAAAAACTAAATTAGAGGAAAAAATACCAGTGAGTACTCCTTAA